In Bacteroidales bacterium, the DNA window GAATTAATTAAAAACCTAGAAGTCGAATTTAAAAGAGATGAGCGTATTATGCGTTTCCTGACTATTAAAATGGAAAAATATGCTGTTATATATAGTGAAAAGAAAAGAAATATTATTAAAGAAAAAGTTAAGGAGGAATAAAAAATGGCACAAAATCAATCAGAAATCAGATATTTAACACCACCTTCTGTAGAAATAAAGAAGAAAAAATATTGTCGTTTCAAAAAAAGCAAAATCAAATATATTGATTTTAAAGACCCTGTGTTTCTTAGAAAATTCTTGAATGAACAGGGGAAAATATTGCCTCGCAGAATTACCGGTACATCTTTAAAATACCAAAGAAAAATATCAACTGCTATAAAAAGGGCTCGTCATTTAGCATTATTACCTTACGTTACAGATATGTTAAAATAAATACTGGAGGAATTACTATGGAGATTATATTAAAACAAGATGTTTCCGATTTAGGAGAAAAAGACCAGATAATAACTGTTAAAA includes these proteins:
- a CDS encoding 30S ribosomal protein S18 — encoded protein: MAQNQSEIRYLTPPSVEIKKKKYCRFKKSKIKYIDFKDPVFLRKFLNEQGKILPRRITGTSLKYQRKISTAIKRARHLALLPYVTDMLK